A single window of Metallosphaera hakonensis JCM 8857 = DSM 7519 DNA harbors:
- a CDS encoding IS1 family transposase has translation MNLVALAQLILLVLRNLNLKPRKHRPEEIAFALAAYVMGVQVTKLKIPPSTLYYYIKKLGIKRRKDARPRCPSCNSDRVVRNGSSRGKSKYRCKVCGRTFYGTASHRMSREQRERILKEYTNRMSLRGISKVEGRPLTTVYSLVKRAGLKAYVNLLILQAQLKAFRAKFAVLDESWTYVHVRRGPRRQNLWIWNALVDGVPFFVTGDRDYNTFRFLWSSLPKCEVHYTDAYSIYQVLDHHVVGKKYTHTAESYNSFCRSHLARLARDTKAVNRSRGMTDYSLALLNVMNPHVFSDEETPLNLAYLRGVQHIREHLI, from the coding sequence ATGAACCTCGTAGCCCTCGCACAACTTATACTTCTCGTTCTAAGAAATTTAAACCTTAAGCCCCGAAAGCACAGACCAGAGGAAATCGCCTTCGCCCTCGCGGCTTACGTGATGGGAGTGCAGGTCACCAAGCTCAAGATACCGCCCTCCACTTTGTATTATTACATCAAGAAACTCGGGATCAAGAGGAGGAAGGACGCGAGGCCGAGATGTCCGTCCTGCAACTCGGACCGCGTGGTCAGGAACGGTTCGTCAAGAGGGAAGAGCAAGTACAGGTGTAAGGTCTGCGGGAGGACCTTTTACGGAACTGCGAGTCACAGGATGAGCAGGGAGCAGAGGGAGAGAATCTTGAAGGAGTACACCAACAGGATGAGCTTGAGGGGAATATCCAAGGTTGAGGGAAGGCCCTTGACCACGGTCTACAGCTTAGTGAAGAGGGCCGGCTTGAAGGCCTACGTTAACCTGTTGATCCTGCAAGCCCAATTGAAGGCCTTCAGGGCGAAGTTCGCGGTTCTAGACGAGAGCTGGACTTACGTACACGTGAGACGCGGTCCTAGACGACAGAACCTCTGGATCTGGAACGCCCTGGTCGACGGAGTTCCCTTCTTCGTCACCGGCGACAGGGACTACAACACCTTCCGCTTCCTCTGGAGTTCTCTTCCCAAGTGCGAGGTCCACTACACCGACGCCTACTCAATCTATCAAGTCCTAGATCACCACGTCGTGGGCAAGAAGTACACCCACACCGCGGAGAGTTACAACTCGTTCTGTAGGTCGCACTTAGCTCGGCTAGCCAGGGACACGAAGGCCGTCAACAGGAGCAGAGGGATGACGGACTACAGCCTGGCCCTGTTGAACGTCATGAACCCGCATGTTTTCTCGGACGAGGAGACTCCCTTGAACCTGGCCTATTTGAGGGGAGTACAGCATATTAGAGAACATCTGATATAA
- a CDS encoding AAA family ATPase encodes MEREETKSTYVNEIGITNLRGRKVLDHDNLKNPILHPKKINVITGCNSSFKTTFLETLTVALYMSSSSTPNSRLIMNLSSTLRMDNLWFYFLARDGFELTLNDYNVSNALGEEFKTLMPPFNPVTKPVGFKLYEGGKTLRILRIDVQPIPSGINISLVDSVLDQSTPLPKYSFISFSIPNPLTQEFVTAFMPLTNFSKIKEIIKKVLDYDLIGSKFDEFGRPTIIISDGNRDIEIQFLGSGIASLILLTMASSNDVVIFDNIENHLHPQLMLKAIDLMKESSSQWFITTQSAEFLNYLLNEDPREVMVYEFLRRGDIHIRQIDGENAKELINELYEDLRGNC; translated from the coding sequence ATGGAAAGAGAAGAGACGAAATCTACATATGTTAATGAGATAGGGATTACGAATCTTAGAGGAAGGAAAGTTTTGGATCATGACAATTTGAAAAATCCCATACTCCACCCAAAGAAGATTAATGTGATTACGGGATGTAACAGCTCCTTCAAGACTACCTTCCTCGAAACACTTACAGTTGCATTATATATGAGCTCATCCAGTACCCCCAATTCACGGCTCATAATGAACTTATCTTCTACCTTGAGGATGGACAATTTATGGTTCTACTTTCTCGCGAGGGACGGGTTTGAGCTTACACTTAACGATTACAATGTAAGTAATGCGTTAGGTGAAGAGTTTAAGACCTTAATGCCACCATTTAATCCAGTTACAAAACCAGTGGGATTTAAGTTATATGAAGGGGGTAAGACTCTCAGGATTTTAAGGATTGATGTACAACCTATTCCTTCTGGTATTAACATATCTCTTGTTGATAGTGTTCTAGATCAATCAACTCCCCTGCCAAAATACTCGTTTATATCCTTTTCAATTCCCAATCCCTTGACGCAAGAATTTGTTACAGCCTTCATGCCTTTGACGAACTTTTCGAAAATAAAAGAGATTATAAAAAAGGTCCTGGACTACGATTTAATAGGTTCAAAGTTTGACGAATTCGGTAGACCTACTATCATAATCTCTGACGGCAACAGAGACATCGAAATACAATTTTTGGGAAGCGGTATTGCTTCCCTAATACTCTTAACTATGGCTTCGAGTAACGACGTTGTGATCTTTGATAATATTGAAAATCACCTTCACCCCCAGCTTATGTTAAAGGCCATAGACCTAATGAAGGAGAGTAGTTCCCAGTGGTTCATAACTACCCAAAGCGCTGAGTTCCTTAACTACTTACTGAATGAGGATCCGCGAGAAGTTATGGTCTACGAGTTCCTCAGGAGAGGTGACATACATATTCGCCAAATAGACGGAGAAAACGCCAAGGAGTTGATCAATGAGCTATATGAAGACCTAAGAGGAAACTGCTAA